The Neorhodopirellula lusitana genome contains a region encoding:
- a CDS encoding polysaccharide biosynthesis/export family protein has product MNFSIQLYRQLCIVGLAICWFGISGCAVLAPIPLQGGMAGGGFSGQDGVGTVPCDQMLANHVAQLCDGREAWVPRELDKATVPIYRVEPPDILTIDVMLQVPHSTYGLNVGDAVSLSVVGTFPDEPIAGQYVIQVGGVIDLGFGYGQVEVGGQTILHARTLINAHLIKQLRSPRVSLSLLNASGMQPISGEHLVGPDGTITLGQYGSLPVAGMTLDEVRHSIADHLSPFFARPKVSVNVYAFNSKAYYIITQGGGQGDSLVRLPYTGNETVMDALSQINGLSYVSSSRLWIARPDRETKTSQILPIDWEGISQRAEVQTNYQLMPGDRLYIAHNRLVALDGAIAKMVAPIERIFGFTLLGTSTASRLSGDVLGKTSSSGYTATSLRN; this is encoded by the coding sequence TTGAACTTTTCCATCCAACTCTATCGACAACTCTGTATCGTCGGGCTAGCGATATGCTGGTTCGGAATCAGCGGCTGCGCGGTGTTGGCTCCGATACCCTTGCAGGGCGGAATGGCTGGTGGCGGGTTTTCAGGACAGGACGGCGTTGGCACGGTGCCGTGCGATCAGATGCTGGCCAATCATGTTGCTCAGCTTTGCGATGGTCGGGAAGCTTGGGTTCCTCGAGAACTCGACAAAGCAACGGTTCCCATTTATCGCGTTGAGCCGCCAGATATTCTGACGATTGACGTTATGTTGCAGGTCCCACACAGCACCTACGGCTTGAATGTGGGCGACGCGGTATCGTTATCGGTCGTCGGGACTTTCCCTGATGAACCGATCGCTGGCCAGTACGTCATTCAGGTGGGTGGAGTGATTGATCTTGGTTTCGGCTACGGACAAGTTGAGGTCGGCGGGCAAACGATTTTACATGCTCGGACGCTCATCAACGCCCATCTCATCAAGCAACTACGCAGTCCTCGGGTTTCGCTATCGTTGCTAAACGCATCGGGCATGCAGCCCATTTCAGGGGAGCACTTGGTGGGTCCCGATGGCACGATCACGCTGGGCCAATACGGATCCTTGCCAGTGGCGGGCATGACCCTCGACGAGGTTCGGCACTCGATCGCCGATCACTTGTCGCCTTTCTTTGCAAGGCCGAAGGTTTCGGTAAACGTCTATGCGTTTAATAGCAAAGCCTATTACATCATCACTCAAGGCGGCGGTCAGGGTGATAGTTTGGTCCGGCTTCCTTACACAGGAAACGAGACCGTGATGGACGCGCTTAGCCAGATCAATGGTCTTAGCTACGTTTCATCGAGTCGGTTGTGGATCGCGCGGCCGGATCGTGAGACCAAGACCAGTCAAATACTTCCGATTGATTGGGAAGGCATTTCCCAACGCGCCGAAGTGCAGACTAACTACCAGTTGATGCCAGGCGATCGGCTTTACATCGCGCACAATCGATTGGTTGCTTTGGATGGAGCGATCGCGAAAATGGTGGCTCCGATTGAACGCATCTTTGGATTCACGCTATTGGGGACGAGCACGGCGTCGAGGCTTTCGGGCGACGTGCTAGGGAAGACATCCAGTTCTGGCTACACAGCAACCTCGTTGAGGAACTAG
- a CDS encoding O-antigen ligase family protein, which yields MSAVVLSSNHHAKAVLSSSDDRHGWGLLLLMAVVATLFVRPADLLPVLTAWPIYQFLIIGCLVVAYRAMLRQLSFETITHQPVTACVLLLLASVTLSHLAHGFFWAARNSTYEISKVIALFLLIVGLVNTPSRLFLFVKCLSVAITFVALLALLDRYELYSIGALESVEDRMRVANETTVQVDRIRGTGIFNDPNDFGMILVTGLVLCASSFMRPGAGLRRYLWLTPIGILMATLALTHSRGALLSLASVVPAAVVYRLGWKYAVPSLFVLPGLAMLFSARMTNVQAMTDGTGQSRIQIWSDCLVLWRQYPIFGTGQGMLVEEIGVVAHNSFLQCFVELGLVGGIAFAACFMGTLLGLWSLRDRFWNLNDVKSTPELHRLAHLRMFLFAAVSAYAMGILSISRQFVAPTFLILGLGTAAQLVCPMSHPSLRLNNYFFVMCLLSGAGVLLFCHVVVRVFNQF from the coding sequence ATGTCCGCTGTAGTCCTTTCATCGAATCACCATGCGAAAGCGGTGTTGTCGTCATCCGACGATCGACACGGTTGGGGCTTGCTGTTGTTGATGGCGGTGGTGGCGACGTTGTTCGTTCGCCCGGCGGACTTGTTGCCCGTGTTGACAGCGTGGCCGATCTATCAGTTTCTGATTATTGGTTGTTTGGTGGTGGCCTATCGGGCGATGCTGCGTCAACTCTCTTTTGAAACGATCACGCACCAACCCGTGACCGCCTGTGTCTTGCTTCTGTTGGCTTCCGTCACGCTGTCACACCTTGCACACGGATTCTTTTGGGCGGCTCGTAATTCAACTTATGAAATTAGCAAAGTGATTGCTTTGTTTCTGTTGATCGTGGGTTTGGTGAACACGCCCAGTCGATTGTTCTTGTTCGTGAAATGCTTGAGCGTCGCGATTACTTTTGTCGCACTGCTTGCGTTGTTGGATCGCTACGAGTTGTATTCGATCGGCGCGTTGGAATCGGTCGAGGATCGAATGAGGGTGGCTAACGAGACAACGGTGCAAGTCGACCGAATTCGTGGGACGGGAATTTTCAATGACCCGAATGACTTTGGGATGATTTTGGTGACGGGCTTGGTCTTGTGCGCTTCATCGTTCATGCGGCCGGGTGCCGGTTTGCGTAGATATCTTTGGTTGACACCGATTGGCATCTTGATGGCCACGCTGGCGTTGACGCACTCGCGAGGTGCCTTGCTTTCGCTGGCGAGCGTCGTTCCCGCGGCCGTGGTTTATCGCTTAGGTTGGAAGTACGCAGTGCCTTCGCTATTTGTACTTCCGGGCTTAGCCATGCTCTTCAGCGCGCGGATGACGAATGTGCAGGCGATGACTGACGGAACGGGGCAAAGCCGAATTCAGATCTGGTCAGACTGTTTGGTCTTGTGGCGACAGTACCCCATTTTCGGAACCGGACAGGGGATGCTGGTGGAAGAGATCGGCGTGGTTGCGCACAACTCGTTCTTGCAGTGCTTCGTTGAACTGGGGTTGGTTGGCGGAATCGCCTTTGCGGCGTGTTTCATGGGCACATTGCTGGGCCTCTGGTCGCTGCGTGATCGGTTCTGGAATCTGAATGACGTGAAATCCACTCCTGAACTTCACCGGTTGGCTCACTTGCGAATGTTTCTCTTCGCGGCGGTTTCCGCGTACGCAATGGGGATCCTTTCCATCTCTCGTCAATTTGTAGCACCAACTTTTTTGATCCTGGGGCTGGGGACGGCGGCGCAATTGGTTTGTCCAATGTCGCACCCCTCTTTGCGGTTGAATAACTATTTCTTCGTGATGTGCTTGCTAAGTGGAGCTGGAGTTTTGTTGTTTTGTCATGTTGTTGTTCGCGTCTTCAATCAGTTTTAG
- a CDS encoding ABC transporter permease, with product MSTSNVKSSGLGLSDWEQDALDARNAKRCGAEMPVTRIQSKSDWQAIDFAELYVYRDLFRYLVRREIKVRYAQSAIGVGWAILQPLFTMLVFTVIFGRLAKVGSDGAPYALFSFAGLVPWMFFSNAVTDGVNGLIGGASMMSKVYFPRMFMPLAANAARLIDFGVASIVMAGLMVWYGVLPNAGALALPWILAMMFLTASGVTLWLSTFAIQYRDVKHAMGFVVQILMYAAPVVYPASLIPEAYQRVYAINPMVGVIEGLRSGWLGTRVLPWDLLLIGSVSAILLFVTGVSYFNAKQRVFADLA from the coding sequence ATGAGTACTTCTAATGTGAAATCGTCTGGTCTCGGGTTGTCAGATTGGGAACAGGACGCCTTGGACGCTCGTAACGCGAAGCGTTGTGGTGCTGAAATGCCGGTGACTCGGATTCAATCCAAGTCAGATTGGCAAGCAATTGATTTCGCGGAACTGTATGTCTACCGCGATCTGTTTCGGTATCTCGTTCGACGAGAGATCAAGGTTCGGTATGCTCAGAGCGCGATTGGTGTTGGTTGGGCGATCTTGCAACCACTGTTCACGATGCTGGTATTTACGGTGATCTTTGGGCGGTTGGCTAAGGTCGGATCCGATGGAGCACCCTATGCATTGTTTAGCTTTGCTGGACTGGTACCGTGGATGTTCTTTTCGAATGCAGTGACCGATGGGGTCAACGGTTTGATTGGCGGCGCGTCGATGATGTCGAAAGTTTACTTTCCACGCATGTTCATGCCGCTGGCTGCCAACGCGGCTCGATTGATTGACTTTGGTGTCGCTTCAATCGTGATGGCGGGATTGATGGTTTGGTACGGCGTGTTGCCAAACGCGGGTGCGTTGGCTTTGCCGTGGATCTTGGCGATGATGTTTTTGACCGCTTCGGGAGTCACGCTTTGGTTGTCCACGTTTGCGATTCAGTATCGCGACGTCAAACATGCGATGGGATTTGTTGTTCAGATCTTGATGTACGCGGCACCGGTTGTTTATCCCGCGTCGCTGATTCCGGAAGCGTATCAACGAGTTTACGCGATCAACCCGATGGTCGGTGTGATTGAGGGTTTGCGGAGCGGTTGGCTGGGAACTCGTGTGTTGCCTTGGGACTTGTTGCTAATTGGCTCGGTCAGCGCAATCTTGTTGTTCGTGACCGGTGTGTCTTACTTCAATGCCAAGCAGCGTGTCTTCGCTGACCTCGCTTAA
- a CDS encoding ABC transporter ATP-binding protein — translation MQPISNPSCDHAISAQGISKAYRLAKRQTTPDTLVGAIQAIAKAPLRNFQYLRSLGRAHHAAKLNDEDLYWALQDVSFDVPAGEVVGVIGRNGAGKSTLLKILSRITQPTSGEATIRGRVSSLLEVGTGFHPELTGRENVYMNGTILGMTKREIDRKFDQIVDFAGVDRFLDTPIKRYSSGMQVRLAFSVAAHLDPDILIIDEVLAVGDAEFQKRCIGKMQEVAGGGRTVMFVSHNMSAIGQLCTSGLLLSKGRVASQGDLGVVVQSYMDDLFSTESKVGNEETTIIVQTAIDGDESERMWRYGSMVRVRVEVDTQLVIANPAIDLYFNSSAGRMIFAQSDRFVKHFDSDSNRWVFEFQLRNNGFVSDYMTIDVGFRYCSSTRYLGLWQSVAAIALGEVPAGHTHGRDCPIAVPCEVQLMEAAA, via the coding sequence ATGCAACCTATTTCGAATCCGTCATGTGATCATGCGATTTCCGCCCAAGGAATCAGCAAGGCGTATCGGTTGGCAAAACGGCAAACCACGCCGGATACATTGGTCGGCGCGATCCAGGCAATTGCGAAAGCACCACTGCGCAATTTTCAATACTTGCGTTCGCTTGGACGAGCCCATCACGCGGCGAAGTTGAATGACGAAGATCTGTACTGGGCACTGCAGGACGTTTCGTTTGATGTTCCCGCAGGGGAAGTCGTGGGTGTGATTGGACGCAATGGTGCTGGCAAGAGCACGTTGCTGAAGATTTTGTCTCGAATCACGCAGCCTACTTCCGGCGAAGCAACCATCCGGGGGCGAGTGTCGAGTTTATTGGAGGTGGGAACGGGTTTTCACCCGGAGTTAACTGGACGCGAAAATGTCTACATGAACGGTACGATCTTGGGGATGACCAAGCGAGAGATCGATCGTAAGTTCGACCAAATTGTCGATTTTGCGGGGGTGGATCGTTTTTTGGATACGCCGATCAAACGATATAGCAGTGGGATGCAAGTCCGGCTTGCGTTCTCCGTGGCTGCTCACTTGGATCCCGATATTCTGATCATCGATGAAGTTCTGGCGGTGGGCGACGCAGAGTTCCAAAAGCGTTGTATCGGCAAGATGCAGGAAGTGGCTGGCGGCGGACGTACGGTGATGTTTGTGAGTCACAATATGTCGGCGATCGGACAACTGTGCACGTCAGGTTTGTTGCTTTCCAAAGGCCGTGTTGCCTCACAGGGGGATCTTGGCGTTGTGGTTCAGTCTTACATGGACGATCTGTTCAGTACGGAGTCGAAGGTTGGCAATGAGGAGACGACTATCATCGTCCAGACTGCCATTGATGGCGATGAAAGCGAGAGGATGTGGAGGTATGGATCAATGGTTCGTGTTCGAGTTGAGGTGGACACTCAACTTGTGATTGCCAACCCGGCGATCGATCTGTACTTCAACTCCAGTGCGGGGCGAATGATCTTCGCGCAGAGCGATCGTTTCGTCAAACATTTCGATAGTGATTCCAACCGATGGGTGTTCGAGTTCCAGCTTCGCAATAACGGTTTTGTGTCGGATTACATGACGATTGACGTCGGATTTCGATACTGTTCAAGCACCCGCTACCTCGGCTTGTGGCAGTCGGTTGCGGCGATCGCGCTGGGAGAAGTTCCAGCGGGGCACACGCACGGTCGTGATTGTCCGATTGCGGTGCCGTGTGAAGTGCAACTGATGGAGGCGGCGGCATGA
- a CDS encoding class I SAM-dependent methyltransferase, with product MIDSTSIIGRAPMGPFVVAERTDWIEPDASEFRFQETGCPFITNAFKTQQLSDLKGRVRSMDTFIPREQGDLLFSLVRHLKPLQTIEIGLANGISALHIARAIRENGCGHHWAIDPYQTTDWHGVALASLRQTGLDSLVSLDERPSHWAVPDLEEAGGRVQFAFVDGSHLLDYVMADFMMIDRILDVGGLIAFDDSDWPAVLHVIRFAVTNCEYEVFPTGVVIEPSPFRPRLLTKLARRLVHGSARLQRIVRRSFSIPDAERGIEGRCVVLRKTANDSRHALQGQPEDF from the coding sequence ATGATTGATTCCACTTCAATCATTGGGCGCGCGCCCATGGGCCCATTCGTGGTGGCGGAGCGGACTGACTGGATCGAGCCCGATGCAAGTGAGTTTCGGTTTCAAGAAACAGGCTGCCCTTTCATTACCAATGCGTTTAAGACCCAGCAGTTGTCGGATCTGAAGGGCCGAGTTCGCTCGATGGATACTTTTATCCCACGCGAGCAAGGAGATTTGCTGTTCAGCTTGGTTCGCCATTTGAAACCCTTGCAAACGATAGAGATCGGTTTAGCGAACGGGATTTCGGCGTTGCACATCGCTCGAGCGATTCGGGAAAATGGATGCGGCCATCATTGGGCGATCGATCCCTACCAAACAACAGATTGGCACGGCGTTGCTTTGGCATCACTGCGTCAGACTGGATTGGATTCGCTGGTTAGCTTGGACGAGCGTCCATCGCACTGGGCGGTACCGGATCTGGAAGAGGCAGGCGGCAGAGTGCAGTTCGCGTTTGTTGACGGAAGTCACTTGCTGGACTACGTGATGGCCGATTTCATGATGATCGACCGGATTCTTGATGTGGGTGGTTTGATCGCGTTTGATGATTCGGATTGGCCAGCAGTCTTGCATGTGATCCGGTTTGCGGTGACCAATTGCGAATACGAAGTGTTTCCAACAGGGGTGGTCATTGAACCGAGTCCATTCAGGCCAAGGTTATTGACAAAGTTGGCTCGGCGATTGGTGCACGGGTCTGCTCGTTTGCAGCGAATCGTTCGTCGGAGTTTTTCGATTCCGGATGCTGAGCGAGGAATCGAAGGACGATGCGTCGTGTTGCGTAAGACTGCGAATGATTCCAGGCATGCATTGCAGGGGCAGCCGGAAGACTTCTAG
- a CDS encoding glycosyltransferase family 4 protein: protein MKTAAMDLRICVASTGLGHVMRGVEGWAHDLGHALADRGQDVLLCKGDGEATASFERVVSCWTRESETTQRLLRWLPHSVGWRVGLGNAYNVEQTTFAINLLGLLRRERVDVLHVQDPHVAGFVQTAMRVGLCQTKVLFGHGTEEPLESLAALDHVHHLAPWHEREAEAVIGVREGWCTIPNFVDSQFYRPVAASRFRSEWGIPEGGLVVTVCSAIKRRHKRIDCLIEEFASVRQQRPDLPVWFVFAGGRNSESDELIEFGRAKLGDRVRFVSELTRDEMPAFHAAGDVFVHGSLFEMFGTVLAEASSCGVPCIAHHHPVMQWVLGPGGMTLDMTVPGSLAVGLLRLLDDEHLRKQMGTAGRRYCHDQFDQEVVIDQMIHQYGKIAGARAVAA, encoded by the coding sequence ATGAAGACAGCCGCAATGGATTTGCGAATTTGCGTCGCCTCAACGGGGTTGGGCCACGTCATGCGCGGAGTCGAAGGTTGGGCTCATGACCTTGGTCACGCACTCGCCGACCGTGGCCAGGATGTGTTGTTGTGTAAGGGCGATGGAGAAGCGACAGCTTCGTTTGAACGTGTGGTTTCATGTTGGACCCGAGAATCTGAAACAACCCAGCGATTGCTTCGCTGGCTGCCGCATTCCGTTGGCTGGCGGGTAGGGTTGGGCAACGCGTACAACGTTGAGCAGACAACGTTCGCGATAAATTTGCTTGGGTTGCTGCGGCGCGAAAGAGTGGATGTATTGCACGTACAGGACCCGCATGTCGCTGGTTTTGTTCAGACTGCAATGCGTGTCGGGCTCTGCCAAACGAAGGTGCTTTTCGGGCATGGGACGGAAGAGCCGCTGGAGTCTTTGGCTGCACTGGATCATGTTCATCATCTGGCCCCTTGGCATGAACGCGAAGCGGAAGCCGTGATTGGAGTTCGTGAGGGATGGTGTACGATCCCCAACTTCGTTGATTCCCAGTTTTATCGTCCTGTTGCGGCTTCCAGGTTTCGAAGTGAGTGGGGAATTCCTGAGGGTGGTTTGGTGGTGACGGTGTGTTCGGCGATTAAGCGCCGGCACAAGCGGATTGATTGCTTGATCGAAGAATTCGCGTCAGTGCGTCAGCAGCGTCCGGATCTTCCAGTCTGGTTTGTTTTCGCAGGTGGTCGCAATTCAGAGTCGGACGAGCTGATTGAATTTGGGAGAGCGAAACTAGGCGATCGAGTGCGTTTTGTTTCGGAGCTCACACGGGATGAAATGCCAGCGTTTCATGCTGCCGGCGATGTATTCGTGCATGGTAGTTTGTTTGAGATGTTTGGGACCGTTCTGGCCGAAGCATCGTCGTGTGGTGTTCCTTGTATTGCACATCATCACCCAGTCATGCAGTGGGTACTTGGTCCCGGTGGGATGACTCTCGACATGACAGTCCCAGGAAGTTTGGCGGTTGGCTTGCTTCGTTTACTGGACGATGAGCACTTGCGGAAACAAATGGGAACTGCGGGACGCCGATACTGCCATGATCAGTTCGATCAAGAGGTCGTGATTGATCAGATGATTCACCAATACGGCAAGATTGCGGGTGCCAGGGCGGTGGCCGCATGA
- a CDS encoding glycosyltransferase family 2 protein has protein sequence MSGPAINISVVIPAYNAGATIRRAIDSVLAQSYPPLEIIVVDDGSFDDTADIAGRYGHPVRLIRQGNSQTAAARNLGISSSRGDWIAFLDADDYWDADKLAKQADVARWNDDVSLIASGYRTESPETHQYSEQIASPVSWCDRVLTREDVNPFLLGTRMWTGTVLVKRSALGDERFVSGLEPAEDRDLWVRLASRTSVWLMSDSLATCVLEAGSLSRGDIRKDCQSMLAVIDRHQRQMGFLNRLVWRSYTYYRWAAMEPNSMKSLFLLLQSFGTWPASLSRMPTMQTLGRSKRLVRVGFDLIGNVCHWRSANEPREASL, from the coding sequence ATGAGTGGTCCAGCAATCAATATCAGCGTCGTGATTCCTGCCTACAATGCCGGCGCAACGATTCGTCGAGCCATTGACAGTGTGTTGGCGCAGTCCTACCCGCCGCTGGAAATCATTGTTGTTGATGACGGTAGTTTCGATGACACGGCCGACATCGCGGGGCGGTACGGTCATCCGGTAAGGTTGATTCGGCAAGGGAATTCGCAAACCGCGGCGGCCCGGAATCTTGGTATTTCTAGTTCACGTGGCGACTGGATCGCGTTCTTGGATGCGGATGACTATTGGGACGCAGACAAACTTGCCAAGCAAGCCGACGTTGCTCGCTGGAATGATGACGTCAGTCTTATTGCCAGTGGCTATCGCACTGAATCACCAGAGACTCATCAGTACAGCGAACAGATTGCGTCGCCGGTATCTTGGTGCGACCGAGTTTTGACGCGTGAGGATGTCAATCCGTTTTTGCTGGGGACTCGGATGTGGACGGGGACCGTTTTGGTCAAACGTTCGGCTTTGGGTGACGAGCGATTTGTATCCGGATTGGAGCCGGCGGAGGATCGCGATCTTTGGGTTCGGCTGGCAAGTCGAACATCGGTGTGGTTGATGTCGGATTCGCTTGCAACCTGTGTGTTAGAAGCCGGCAGTCTTTCTCGTGGTGACATTCGCAAGGACTGTCAGTCCATGCTGGCGGTGATTGATCGACACCAGAGACAAATGGGCTTCTTGAATCGTCTTGTATGGCGGTCGTATACCTATTACCGCTGGGCCGCGATGGAGCCGAACTCGATGAAGTCGCTCTTTCTTTTGTTGCAGTCTTTCGGGACCTGGCCAGCCTCGCTATCGAGAATGCCGACCATGCAGACTTTGGGACGGTCCAAGCGATTGGTGCGTGTCGGGTTTGATTTGATTGGGAATGTATGTCACTGGCGTTCGGCGAATGAACCACGGGAGGCGTCGTTATGA
- a CDS encoding DapH/DapD/GlmU-related protein, with the protein MSPVLKAIVRRGLQLHLPVNRLTKPVFAVLYRLHVLVRETWLWTQRVMWAEPLFRSQCERVGTRFEMEQLPYMVGRGCIRIGSGVRLSGKPSIAFSSKHGGAVLEIGDQTFIGHNCSIAVAKAVSIGRDCLIAGGVRIADFDGHPLDAEERRKGLPTPIEAVHPVSIGDDVWIGQGALVLKGVRIGNRSVIGARAVVTRDVPDDCVVAGNPARVVKSISYPLRNAS; encoded by the coding sequence ATGAGTCCTGTTTTGAAAGCTATCGTGCGACGTGGATTGCAGTTGCACCTACCGGTGAATCGCCTCACGAAGCCAGTGTTTGCGGTTCTCTATCGGTTGCACGTCTTGGTTCGTGAAACGTGGTTGTGGACGCAGCGGGTGATGTGGGCGGAACCGCTTTTTCGCAGTCAGTGTGAGCGTGTCGGAACGCGTTTCGAAATGGAACAGCTTCCGTACATGGTGGGGCGAGGGTGTATTCGCATTGGCAGCGGGGTTCGCTTGTCGGGCAAGCCGTCGATCGCGTTCAGTTCCAAGCATGGTGGTGCCGTGCTTGAGATCGGCGACCAGACATTCATAGGGCACAATTGCTCGATTGCTGTTGCCAAGGCTGTTTCGATTGGCAGGGACTGTTTGATCGCCGGCGGAGTCCGGATTGCTGATTTTGATGGGCATCCGCTTGATGCCGAGGAACGCCGGAAAGGACTGCCCACACCAATCGAAGCCGTTCATCCGGTTTCCATTGGGGATGATGTTTGGATTGGTCAGGGAGCATTGGTTTTGAAGGGCGTCCGGATTGGGAATCGCTCCGTCATTGGTGCTAGAGCAGTGGTCACTCGGGATGTACCGGACGATTGTGTCGTGGCGGGGAATCCTGCCCGAGTGGTGAAGTCCATTTCCTATCCATTGAGGAATGCTAGCTAG
- the pelF gene encoding GT4 family glycosyltransferase PelF codes for MLTQIASAEHRKQGSTTRSRVRRVMHVSLGTHVGGMEKLLVEFARYTDRDRFELTFVSLQERGDVARELEQQGCSVIDFHKRDGLSPGLVLRLANQFRELRVDVVHTHNTAAMFYGVPAAKLSGVKTVIHTRHGQRLGATKRQTAVFRWLAKGCNQVVSVCEDGARLTIDEGVDSRLVATICNGVDLSRFEFAGPRSNGSCLNGPVTMVARLSAEKDVPTLIRAMELAIRSAEGLKLRIIGDGPERVSLESLVKSLGMQNAVEFMGQRNDVAALLAEASVFVLPSLSEGISLTLLEAMARGLPVVATDVGGTPEVVIDGGTGFLVPAGDVASMADALVELHQNTGAAVEMGRQGRKRVEQHFTIQRMVRDYERLYRSETTL; via the coding sequence GTGTTGACTCAAATTGCATCTGCCGAACATCGAAAACAGGGATCAACCACGCGATCACGTGTGCGCCGAGTCATGCATGTGTCATTGGGGACCCATGTCGGTGGCATGGAAAAGTTGCTTGTTGAGTTCGCCCGGTATACGGATCGAGACCGTTTTGAGTTGACCTTCGTGTCGCTTCAGGAACGGGGTGATGTTGCGAGGGAACTCGAACAGCAAGGCTGTTCGGTGATCGATTTCCATAAGCGAGATGGTTTGTCTCCCGGGTTGGTGTTGAGGTTGGCGAACCAGTTCCGCGAATTACGCGTCGATGTGGTGCATACTCACAACACCGCCGCGATGTTCTATGGCGTGCCGGCCGCGAAACTGTCGGGTGTGAAAACCGTGATCCACACGCGGCACGGCCAACGACTGGGTGCGACGAAGCGTCAGACGGCGGTCTTCCGATGGTTGGCCAAAGGATGCAATCAAGTTGTGAGTGTGTGTGAAGATGGGGCTCGATTGACGATCGACGAAGGCGTTGACTCGCGGTTGGTGGCCACGATTTGCAACGGTGTTGATCTGTCGCGTTTTGAATTTGCCGGTCCACGTTCCAATGGCTCTTGCTTGAATGGTCCTGTGACCATGGTGGCGAGGTTGAGTGCGGAGAAAGACGTGCCGACTTTGATCCGTGCAATGGAATTGGCGATCCGCTCAGCGGAAGGACTGAAGTTGCGAATCATTGGGGATGGTCCCGAGCGTGTATCCTTGGAATCCTTGGTCAAGTCGCTGGGAATGCAGAACGCTGTCGAGTTCATGGGCCAGCGAAATGACGTGGCTGCGTTGTTGGCTGAGGCATCGGTGTTTGTTCTGCCTTCGTTGTCGGAGGGAATCTCGCTGACTTTGTTGGAAGCGATGGCGAGAGGCTTGCCGGTGGTGGCTACCGATGTGGGTGGAACACCGGAAGTGGTGATTGACGGGGGAACGGGATTTCTGGTGCCGGCGGGCGATGTCGCTTCGATGGCGGACGCGTTGGTCGAGTTGCATCAAAATACGGGTGCCGCAGTCGAGATGGGCCGCCAGGGCCGGAAGCGTGTGGAGCAACACTTCACGATCCAGCGCATGGTTCGTGACTACGAGCGACTCTACCGTTCGGAGACGACGCTATGA